Proteins found in one Pseudorasbora parva isolate DD20220531a chromosome 11, ASM2467924v1, whole genome shotgun sequence genomic segment:
- the ap1ar gene encoding AP-1 complex-associated regulatory protein isoform X2, with the protein MGNCWAQCFGLFRREANRIQRGGGSKYFRSTTSGEHYTIEFENLVESDEGESSQSCPRPISEEEIHHLKEQRYTAISDQQALIDKKLNAQRKQQPQRTKAKSEAESNDPRHKPKASDGEFEVYLQNVKAQSEAFRGNRLSSETNVVTPNTESSWDFTSKTDATSLDLEWEDEEGMNRMGPAWERSKTEEDILRAALRPGGKQLDSGPTSTSEDSNALEWENDFVSAHPEDSGDHGDEDFEGFVNPVLDTPTEEAGLKASSDHQER; encoded by the exons ATGGGGAACTGCTGGGCTCAATGTTTTGGGCTCTTTAGAAGGGAAGCAAACCGGATACAAAGAGGAGGAGG GTCTAAGTACTTCAGAAGTACCACATCTGGGGAACACTATACCATTGAG TTTGAGAACCTTGTGGAGAGCGATGAG GGTGAGAGCTCACAAAGTTGCCCCAG ACCCATCAGCGAGGAGGAGATCCACCACTTGAAAGAGCAACGCTACACTGCCATCTCAGACCAACAGGCGCTGATTGACAAAAAGCTGAATGCACAG AGGAAGCAGCAGCCACAGAGGACCAAAGCCAAATCAGAAGCAGAGAGCAATGACCCTCGGCATAAACC CAAAGCGTCGGATGGAGAGTTTGAGGTGTACCTGCAGAATGTGAAGGCTCAGTCTGAAGCATTTCGTGGTAACA GGCTCAGCTCTGAGACGAATGTGGTGACCCCGAACACAGAGAGCAGCTGGGACTTCACCAGCAAGACTGACGCCACCTCACTGGACCTGGAGTGGGAGGATGAGGAGG GAATGAATCGAATGGGTCCTGCATGGGAGCGTTCCAAAACGGAGGAGGACATTTTACGGGCGGCGCTCCGTCCTGGCGGGAAACAGCTGGACAGCGGCCCCACCTCCACCTCTGAGGACTCCAACGCTCTGGAGTGGGAGAACGACTTCGTCAGCGCACATCCCGAGGACAGTGGTGACCATGGCGACGAAGACTTTGAGGGATTTGTTAATCCTGTACTGGACACACCCACTGAGGAGGCGGGGCTTAAGGCCAGCTCTGACCATCAAGAGAGATAG
- the ap1ar gene encoding AP-1 complex-associated regulatory protein isoform X1, whose amino-acid sequence MGNCWAQCFGLFRREANRIQRGGGSKYFRSTTSGEHYTIEFENLVESDEGESSQSCPRPISEEEIHHLKEQRYTAISDQQALIDKKLNAQLVAEEEKLRLEEEAVFAAQREAARLAKERKLKERKQQPQRTKAKSEAESNDPRHKPKASDGEFEVYLQNVKAQSEAFRGNRLSSETNVVTPNTESSWDFTSKTDATSLDLEWEDEEGMNRMGPAWERSKTEEDILRAALRPGGKQLDSGPTSTSEDSNALEWENDFVSAHPEDSGDHGDEDFEGFVNPVLDTPTEEAGLKASSDHQER is encoded by the exons ATGGGGAACTGCTGGGCTCAATGTTTTGGGCTCTTTAGAAGGGAAGCAAACCGGATACAAAGAGGAGGAGG GTCTAAGTACTTCAGAAGTACCACATCTGGGGAACACTATACCATTGAG TTTGAGAACCTTGTGGAGAGCGATGAG GGTGAGAGCTCACAAAGTTGCCCCAG ACCCATCAGCGAGGAGGAGATCCACCACTTGAAAGAGCAACGCTACACTGCCATCTCAGACCAACAGGCGCTGATTGACAAAAAGCTGAATGCACAG TTAGTGGCAGAAGAGGAGAAGTTAAGGCTAGAAGAGGAGGCTGTTTTTGCAGCCCAGCGCGAGGCAGCGCGGCTCGCTAAGGAACGAAAGCTAAAGGAG AGGAAGCAGCAGCCACAGAGGACCAAAGCCAAATCAGAAGCAGAGAGCAATGACCCTCGGCATAAACC CAAAGCGTCGGATGGAGAGTTTGAGGTGTACCTGCAGAATGTGAAGGCTCAGTCTGAAGCATTTCGTGGTAACA GGCTCAGCTCTGAGACGAATGTGGTGACCCCGAACACAGAGAGCAGCTGGGACTTCACCAGCAAGACTGACGCCACCTCACTGGACCTGGAGTGGGAGGATGAGGAGG GAATGAATCGAATGGGTCCTGCATGGGAGCGTTCCAAAACGGAGGAGGACATTTTACGGGCGGCGCTCCGTCCTGGCGGGAAACAGCTGGACAGCGGCCCCACCTCCACCTCTGAGGACTCCAACGCTCTGGAGTGGGAGAACGACTTCGTCAGCGCACATCCCGAGGACAGTGGTGACCATGGCGACGAAGACTTTGAGGGATTTGTTAATCCTGTACTGGACACACCCACTGAGGAGGCGGGGCTTAAGGCCAGCTCTGACCATCAAGAGAGATAG